The following are from one region of the Ruficoccus sp. ZRK36 genome:
- a CDS encoding prepilin-type N-terminal cleavage/methylation domain-containing protein produces the protein MKKPLDPRYPAPAIRRGFTLTELLVVMAVILVLLTILIPAASEIRDKANASKCTSNLRQIGVLFHSYALDNDGYLPYTVSRETMHSWDYALLLYAISEEEARAVGNAQELPHEAFSCPSASKIARGTMSASSYAANLNLLGLFTSAMESEPGNVRLGNVEHPSKTYLVADCDEREFAHYSRPNFERQRYGDVSAIQRHNGVINMLFADGSVQPLTLDDIPWGNTSSREEAPWGPN, from the coding sequence ATGAAAAAACCCCTCGACCCCCGATACCCTGCTCCGGCCATCCGCCGGGGATTTACCCTGACCGAGCTGCTCGTTGTCATGGCCGTCATACTCGTCCTGCTGACCATTTTAATCCCTGCGGCCAGTGAGATACGAGATAAGGCCAACGCCAGCAAATGTACGTCAAATCTCCGTCAGATCGGCGTTCTTTTCCACAGCTACGCCCTGGATAACGACGGCTACCTGCCCTACACCGTGAGCAGGGAAACGATGCACTCCTGGGACTATGCCTTGCTGCTGTATGCGATTTCCGAAGAAGAAGCGCGCGCCGTGGGCAATGCACAAGAACTCCCCCACGAAGCCTTCAGCTGCCCCTCCGCCTCTAAAATCGCCCGAGGCACCATGTCGGCATCCTCCTATGCCGCCAACCTGAACCTGCTCGGCCTCTTTACCTCTGCCATGGAGAGCGAGCCGGGAAATGTGCGACTGGGAAACGTGGAGCACCCCTCCAAAACCTACCTGGTCGCTGACTGCGACGAGCGGGAGTTCGCACACTACTCACGCCCGAACTTTGAGCGGCAGAGGTATGGAGATGTCTCTGCCATCCAGCGCCATAACGGCGTCATAAACATGCTGTTCGCCGATGGCTCCGTGCAGCCACTCACCCTCGACGACATCCCCTGGGGAAACACCAGCTCTCGCGAAGAGGCCCCCTGGGGCCCGAATTAA